One stretch of Tenacibaculum sp. MAR_2010_89 DNA includes these proteins:
- a CDS encoding glycoside hydrolase family 3 N-terminal domain-containing protein yields the protein MKKTFLFYFFSLTILLSFGQQKQFSLQDFHTYNIALDNKVNAIFKSLTDSERVVQMIVTSAGELGNSNKVVKKLVKQNKVGGVIYLKGTKKNHKKLISELNQIAIKNKQLPLLHSMDAEPGLLKGRIKGSQKLPNAIKIKNPKQCDSVVKIINKELLNIGVRQNFAPVVDISPNNEAIKSRSFGNDKNKVIQLSKTFIETSQKEQIIATAKHFPGHGLVKGDTHKQSVYIDGELKELDIYKPLINAGVLSIMVAHITVKNNTKYTTNGLPASCSRNIVTDLLKKELNFKGLIVTDAMNIMKAVTIIKDAPLQAAKAGCDMILMPINETSTRNQILKEMQINKDFKQQVYQSIKKIIRLKVCLGLL from the coding sequence ATGAAGAAAACATTCCTTTTTTATTTCTTTTCACTAACCATACTATTAAGTTTTGGGCAACAAAAACAATTTAGTTTACAAGATTTTCACACTTATAATATTGCTTTAGATAATAAAGTAAATGCTATATTTAAATCTCTAACCGATTCTGAAAGAGTCGTTCAAATGATTGTAACATCAGCAGGAGAACTTGGCAACTCTAACAAGGTTGTTAAAAAGCTAGTAAAACAAAATAAAGTTGGTGGTGTTATTTACCTAAAAGGAACGAAAAAGAATCATAAAAAATTAATCTCTGAACTAAATCAAATAGCTATTAAAAATAAGCAACTCCCTCTTTTACATAGTATGGATGCTGAACCTGGCTTATTGAAAGGTAGAATTAAAGGATCACAAAAACTTCCAAATGCTATCAAAATTAAAAACCCAAAACAATGTGATAGTGTTGTAAAAATTATTAACAAAGAATTACTTAATATTGGAGTTCGTCAAAATTTTGCTCCTGTTGTAGATATTAGCCCTAACAACGAAGCAATAAAAAGTAGAAGTTTTGGAAACGATAAAAATAAAGTTATTCAATTGAGTAAAACTTTTATTGAAACCTCACAAAAAGAACAAATAATTGCCACTGCTAAACATTTTCCAGGGCATGGATTAGTGAAAGGAGACACTCACAAACAATCAGTTTATATTGATGGAGAATTAAAAGAATTAGACATATACAAACCACTTATAAACGCTGGTGTTTTATCAATAATGGTAGCTCACATTACAGTAAAAAACAATACCAAATACACAACGAATGGTTTACCCGCTAGTTGCTCTAGGAATATTGTTACTGATTTACTGAAAAAGGAATTAAACTTTAAAGGCTTGATTGTAACCGATGCCATGAATATAATGAAAGCGGTAACCATTATAAAAGATGCTCCTTTACAAGCTGCTAAAGCTGGATGTGATATGATTTTAATGCCCATTAATGAAACTTCAACCAGAAATCAGATATTAAAAGAAATGCAAATTAATAAAGATTTCAAACAACAAGTATATCAATCTATAAAGAAAATTATTCGATTAAAAGTTTGTCTTGGCTTACTTTAA
- a CDS encoding DUF58 domain-containing protein, which translates to MDTKELLKKVRKIEIKTRRLSNHIFGGEYHSTFKGRGMTFSEVRQYQYGDDIRAIDWNVTARYNEPYIKVFEEERELTMMLMVDISGSEFFGTNQQFKKDTITEIAATLAFSAIQNNDKVGLILFSDQVELFIPPKKGKTHVLRIIRELIEFEPKSKETSIDEALKFLSNIMKKKAIVFMLSDFLDEGYERTLKIAGNKHDVTGIKVYDKHDQEIPNLGMVPMMDAETGNIQLVNTSSSSVRSLYKANALRLADYFKTTFRKSGAGIINIRADESYVKKLLAYFKQKG; encoded by the coding sequence ATGGATACAAAAGAGTTACTTAAAAAAGTTCGTAAAATAGAAATTAAGACACGTAGATTGTCTAATCATATTTTTGGAGGAGAATACCACTCAACCTTTAAGGGGCGTGGTATGACCTTCTCTGAAGTTAGACAATACCAATATGGTGATGATATTCGTGCTATTGATTGGAATGTTACTGCAAGGTACAACGAACCTTATATTAAAGTATTTGAAGAAGAACGAGAATTAACCATGATGTTAATGGTTGATATTTCTGGTTCTGAATTTTTTGGTACTAACCAACAATTTAAAAAAGACACAATTACTGAGATAGCAGCTACTCTTGCTTTCTCAGCTATTCAAAATAATGATAAAGTAGGCTTAATTTTATTTTCTGATCAAGTAGAATTATTTATTCCTCCTAAAAAAGGAAAAACTCATGTATTACGAATCATTAGAGAACTCATAGAGTTTGAACCCAAAAGCAAAGAAACTAGTATTGACGAGGCATTAAAGTTCTTATCGAACATTATGAAGAAAAAAGCTATTGTTTTTATGCTTTCTGACTTTTTAGATGAAGGGTACGAACGTACTCTTAAAATAGCTGGTAATAAACACGATGTTACTGGTATTAAAGTATATGACAAACATGATCAAGAAATTCCAAATCTTGGAATGGTACCAATGATGGATGCTGAAACTGGCAACATACAACTTGTTAATACAAGTTCTTCATCAGTTAGGTCTCTATACAAAGCTAATGCATTACGATTAGCTGATTATTTTAAAACTACATTTAGAAAAAGTGGCGCAGGTATTATAAATATTAGAGCTGATGAAAGCTATGTTAAAAAACTATTAGCCTATTTTAAACAAAAAGGATAA
- a CDS encoding VWA domain-containing protein encodes MFNNFEFHSPEFLWLLLLIPLLALWNFFTRKKDSAKLKIASIKGFNVKSSFLPKLKPIVYALRLFALASIIIALARPRNVSISKKTKSNRGIDIVMAIDVSASMLAKDLKPNRLEALKRVATDFVNRRPNDRIGIVVYAGESFTQTPITSDKSIVKRTISEIKWGQLEGGTAIGMGLGSAVNRLKESKAKSKVIILLTDGVNNAGFVDPKTATELAKGNNIKVYTIGIGTNGMAAFPWAKDPRTGQITFKNQQVEIDETLLKHIAKETEGKYFRATNNTKLKAIYDEIDKLEKTKIEEFKYYNYTEKYRFWVFLGGLLLVFEFLLKNTIFKSFI; translated from the coding sequence ATGTTCAATAATTTTGAATTTCATAGTCCAGAATTTTTATGGCTACTGTTGTTAATTCCATTATTAGCTCTATGGAATTTTTTTACAAGAAAAAAAGACAGTGCTAAATTAAAAATAGCAAGTATAAAAGGGTTTAATGTAAAAAGTTCTTTTTTACCTAAATTAAAACCAATAGTATATGCATTAAGACTTTTTGCATTAGCCTCTATTATTATAGCTTTAGCTAGACCCAGAAATGTTTCCATAAGTAAGAAAACAAAATCAAATAGAGGTATTGATATTGTTATGGCGATTGATGTTTCTGCTAGTATGCTAGCCAAGGATTTAAAGCCAAACCGTTTGGAAGCCTTGAAAAGAGTTGCTACTGATTTTGTAAACAGAAGACCAAATGATCGAATAGGAATTGTTGTTTATGCAGGTGAAAGTTTCACTCAAACTCCAATAACAAGTGATAAATCGATAGTTAAAAGAACTATTTCAGAAATTAAATGGGGACAACTAGAAGGAGGAACTGCTATTGGAATGGGACTTGGATCAGCCGTGAATAGGTTAAAAGAAAGTAAAGCTAAAAGTAAAGTTATTATTTTACTTACCGACGGAGTAAATAATGCTGGCTTTGTAGATCCAAAAACTGCTACAGAACTAGCGAAAGGAAATAATATTAAAGTATACACCATAGGTATTGGAACTAATGGAATGGCTGCTTTTCCTTGGGCTAAAGACCCAAGAACTGGTCAAATAACTTTTAAAAATCAGCAAGTAGAAATTGACGAAACACTACTAAAGCACATAGCCAAAGAAACAGAAGGGAAATACTTTAGAGCAACTAACAACACAAAATTAAAAGCAATCTATGATGAAATAGATAAACTTGAAAAGACAAAAATAGAAGAATTTAAATACTATAATTACACTGAGAAATATCGCTTTTGGGTATTCTTAGGAGGATTATTACTAGTATTCGAATTTCTATTAAAAAACACAATTTTTAAAAGCTTTATATAA
- a CDS encoding VWA domain-containing protein, whose protein sequence is MYKIEEPIYFYFFAIIPIIIVFFLLVLWWKKRTQKKFSSPELLAKLAPNSSRFKSILKLIFFLIGISLLIISLTNPKMGTKLKTVKREGVDVVFALDVSKSMLAEDIAPNRLEKSKQIISKIIDKLGSDRVGIIIYAGNSYPLLPITTDHAAGKMFLQNANPDMVSSQGTAINEALNLAKTYYNNDEQTNRFLIIISDGEDHQEETKQIAQNIANEGVKVYTVGVGTEKGGPIPIKLNGSLIGYKKDRKGETVITQRKATILQEIADIANGSYIDGNKTDKPVNSIADIIANAQKSEFETKQFSDYKDQFQWFLGIGLLFLILDIFLFDRKTKWLKKIDLFNEEVKK, encoded by the coding sequence ATGTATAAAATAGAAGAACCTATATATTTTTACTTTTTTGCAATTATTCCAATAATAATTGTCTTTTTTCTACTGGTTTTATGGTGGAAAAAAAGAACGCAAAAAAAATTTTCTTCTCCTGAATTACTTGCAAAGCTTGCTCCAAACTCTTCACGTTTTAAATCTATATTAAAACTAATATTTTTTTTAATAGGTATTTCTTTATTAATTATCTCTTTAACAAACCCAAAAATGGGTACTAAACTTAAAACAGTTAAGAGAGAAGGAGTTGATGTGGTATTTGCATTAGATGTTTCTAAAAGTATGCTTGCTGAAGATATAGCTCCTAATCGACTAGAAAAATCAAAACAAATAATATCAAAAATAATAGATAAGTTAGGAAGTGATAGAGTGGGTATAATAATTTATGCGGGGAATTCTTACCCTCTTTTACCCATCACTACTGATCATGCTGCTGGTAAAATGTTTTTACAAAACGCAAACCCAGATATGGTTTCAAGCCAAGGAACAGCAATTAATGAAGCCTTGAACCTAGCCAAAACATACTATAATAACGACGAGCAAACTAATCGTTTTTTAATTATTATTTCTGATGGTGAAGATCATCAGGAAGAAACTAAGCAAATAGCTCAGAATATAGCCAATGAAGGTGTAAAAGTTTACACCGTTGGTGTTGGTACTGAAAAAGGTGGACCAATTCCAATAAAATTAAATGGCTCACTTATTGGTTATAAGAAGGATAGAAAAGGGGAAACCGTTATTACACAAAGAAAAGCAACTATATTACAAGAAATTGCTGATATAGCTAATGGAAGTTATATTGATGGTAACAAAACCGATAAACCTGTAAATTCTATTGCAGACATTATTGCAAATGCACAAAAAAGTGAATTTGAAACTAAGCAATTTTCTGATTACAAAGATCAATTTCAATGGTTTTTAGGTATTGGTTTATTATTTTTAATTCTTGACATCTTTTTATTTGATAGAAAGACAAAATGGTTAAAGAAAATAGATTTATTTAATGAAGAAGTTAAAAAATAA
- a CDS encoding TatD family hydrolase, producing the protein MITDTHTHLYSDQFDEDRNEMILRAKEAGVSRFFIPAIDSTYTERMLDLEKKYSEDVFLMMGLHPTSVKENYKDELAHVKEWIDTRDFCAIGEIGIDLYWDKTFLKEQQKSFKTQIQWAKEKKLPIVIHCREAFDEIFEVLESEKGEGLFGIFHCFTGNLEQAKKAISYNMKLGIGGVATFKNGKIDKFLNQIDIKHIVLETDSPYLAPTPYRGKRNESSFITQVIDKLVDIYGLTFNEISEITTQNSKDIFSI; encoded by the coding sequence ATGATTACTGATACTCACACCCATTTATATTCTGATCAATTTGATGAAGATAGAAACGAAATGATATTACGAGCAAAAGAAGCAGGAGTTTCTCGTTTTTTCATCCCAGCAATTGATAGCACTTACACTGAAAGAATGCTTGATTTAGAAAAAAAATATTCTGAAGATGTTTTTTTAATGATGGGATTACATCCTACATCTGTTAAAGAAAACTACAAAGACGAATTAGCACATGTAAAAGAATGGATTGACACTCGAGATTTTTGTGCAATTGGTGAAATAGGTATTGATTTATATTGGGACAAAACATTTTTAAAAGAGCAACAAAAGTCTTTTAAAACACAAATACAATGGGCTAAAGAAAAAAAACTTCCTATTGTAATACACTGTAGAGAAGCTTTCGATGAAATTTTCGAAGTATTAGAAAGCGAGAAAGGAGAAGGATTATTTGGAATTTTTCATTGCTTTACAGGAAATCTAGAGCAAGCAAAAAAAGCTATTTCTTACAATATGAAATTAGGTATTGGAGGAGTTGCTACTTTTAAAAATGGAAAAATTGATAAGTTTTTAAATCAAATAGACATAAAACATATAGTATTAGAAACTGATTCTCCATACTTAGCCCCAACTCCATATAGAGGTAAAAGAAATGAAAGTTCATTCATAACACAGGTAATTGATAAATTAGTTGATATTTACGGACTAACTTTCAACGAAATTTCCGAAATTACAACTCAGAATTCTAAAGATATTTTTAGCATTTAA
- a CDS encoding UDP-2,3-diacylglucosamine diphosphatase, which produces MHIPENKKVYFASDQHLGAPTQEASFPREQKFVNWLNQIKDDAEAIFLLGDLFDFWFEYKTVVPKGFVRVLGKLAEIRDSGIPIYFFVGNHDLWMHDYFEKELNIPVYHSPQKFILNNKTLLIGHGDGLGPHDKGYKRMKKVFTFPLFKWMFKWLHPDLGVRLGQYMSVKNKLISGDEDAKFLGEENEWLVQYCKRKLETAHYDYFVFGHRHLPLDIQLQENSKYINLGDWIQYYTYGSFEKDKLTLKKY; this is translated from the coding sequence ATTCATATTCCTGAAAATAAAAAAGTTTACTTTGCTTCTGATCAACATTTAGGAGCCCCAACACAAGAGGCAAGTTTTCCTCGTGAACAGAAATTTGTTAACTGGTTAAATCAAATTAAAGATGATGCTGAAGCTATTTTCTTATTAGGTGATTTATTTGACTTTTGGTTTGAATACAAAACTGTAGTACCTAAAGGGTTTGTTCGTGTTTTAGGTAAACTTGCAGAAATACGAGATAGCGGAATTCCTATTTATTTTTTTGTAGGAAACCATGACTTATGGATGCATGATTATTTTGAAAAAGAATTAAATATTCCTGTATATCACTCTCCTCAAAAGTTTATATTAAATAATAAAACTCTTTTAATTGGTCATGGAGATGGTTTAGGCCCGCATGACAAGGGATATAAAAGAATGAAGAAAGTATTTACTTTTCCTTTGTTTAAATGGATGTTTAAATGGTTACACCCTGATTTAGGAGTTCGATTAGGCCAATATATGTCTGTAAAAAACAAACTTATTTCTGGTGATGAAGATGCTAAATTTTTAGGAGAAGAAAATGAATGGTTAGTTCAATATTGTAAAAGAAAATTAGAAACTGCTCACTACGATTATTTTGTTTTTGGACATCGTCATCTTCCACTTGACATACAACTACAAGAAAACAGTAAATATATTAATCTTGGTGATTGGATACAATATTACACCTATGGTTCTTTTGAAAAAGACAAACTCACTCTTAAAAAGTATTAA
- a CDS encoding MoxR family ATPase: protein MDVDVRVINEKIEQESAFVDLLTTEMNKVIVGQKDMIERLLIGLLGNGHILLEGVPGLAKTLAINTLSKAVQGSFSRVQFTPDLLPADVVGTMIYNVKENDFSIKKGPIFANFVLADEINRAPAKVQSALLEAMQERQITIGDETFKLDEPFLVMATQNPVEQEGTYPLPEAQVDRFMLKTVIDYPKLQDEQLILRQNLSGNYEKVNPVVSIDQIIKARKVVNEVYMDEKIEKYILDIVFATRYPEKYNLEKIQPLISFGSSPRGSIALAKAAKCYAFIKRRGYVIPEDVRAIAYDVLRHRIGITYEAEAENVSSIDIINTIINEIQVP, encoded by the coding sequence ATGGATGTAGATGTACGAGTAATTAATGAAAAAATAGAGCAAGAGAGTGCTTTTGTAGATTTATTAACTACAGAAATGAATAAAGTAATTGTTGGTCAAAAAGACATGATTGAACGATTACTTATTGGTCTTTTAGGTAATGGACACATTTTATTAGAAGGTGTTCCTGGTTTAGCTAAAACACTTGCTATTAACACTCTTTCTAAAGCTGTTCAAGGTAGTTTTAGTCGTGTTCAGTTTACTCCTGACTTGCTTCCTGCTGATGTTGTAGGAACTATGATATACAATGTAAAAGAAAATGATTTCTCTATAAAGAAAGGACCAATTTTCGCCAACTTTGTATTAGCAGATGAAATTAACCGTGCTCCTGCAAAGGTGCAGTCTGCATTACTTGAAGCAATGCAAGAACGTCAAATTACAATTGGTGATGAGACTTTTAAACTTGACGAACCTTTTTTAGTAATGGCTACACAAAATCCAGTTGAGCAAGAAGGAACGTACCCTTTACCTGAAGCTCAAGTTGACCGTTTTATGCTTAAAACTGTAATTGATTATCCGAAATTACAAGACGAGCAATTAATTTTACGTCAAAACTTAAGCGGTAATTACGAAAAAGTAAATCCAGTTGTATCAATTGATCAAATAATTAAAGCTCGTAAAGTAGTAAACGAGGTTTATATGGATGAAAAGATTGAAAAATATATTTTAGATATCGTTTTTGCAACTAGATACCCAGAAAAATACAATTTAGAAAAAATACAACCATTAATTAGTTTTGGTTCTTCCCCTAGAGGTAGTATTGCACTAGCAAAAGCTGCCAAATGTTATGCTTTTATAAAAAGAAGAGGTTATGTTATACCTGAAGACGTTAGAGCTATTGCTTATGATGTGTTAAGACATAGAATAGGAATAACATACGAAGCTGAAGCTGAAAACGTTTCATCTATAGATATTATTAACACAATTATTAACGAAATTCAAGTTCCATAA
- a CDS encoding TonB-dependent receptor has product MRQITKLITIFTLLCFSSMIAQTVKGKVTDETGQGIPFIDVIEKGTTNGVSTNDNGEFTIQLNKVPSVLVFSSLGYATIEKNVNGAANLSIVMKEDSGVLDEVVLTGNRAKPRTILDSAVPIDNISVGELQATGQTNIDQMLTYTVPSYNSTNQTISDATAHFDPADLRGLGPSRTLVLVNGKRKNQSALVYVNDTPGKGEVGTDMKSIPTAAIERVEILRDGASAQYGSDAVAGVVNIILKKNVDFTQVNINSGVTSRGDGFNMDADVNHTLTFGNGGFLNATLGFGYQDYTNRAGQPGKDDLFGVNNQWTKDNPGLGMIVGQPEMKKGDLYINAEYPLNDDTVIYAFGGGNLRKGKSFALYRPPYWITDDFGLLTPSGQTYNGFQPTFETNIKDILFTAGSRFKLGGFNADLSATYGGNSVDYTIGNTINPSLGGNSPTSFDAGAYAFSNIIGNFDVNRSFGEVSIGLGVEGRQERFEVTAGQQESYVNGGAQSFPGLQPGNALNETRVNVGAYATLDWDVNDNFLIGGAARYENYSDFGGNTSWKINSRYKIGEAGVLRASYSTGFRAPSLHQVYLSNVQTLVSGGTISNQGTFNNVSPVIKDLGVASLFAETSKNISAGLTVKASRDFTISFDYYNVRVDDRVLFTGEINGTDDNGNPNADVQQILTANNVTSIKFFINAASTITQGYDFTLRHKNINFASGKLGLNAGLNVNKTNLEGEVKTPTKLNNYKNKIFNRKEQSRITSARPNMKFLFGADYKIGDFTANLNNTYFGEVTWRHASDSFKDQTFGGKVVTDLSVAYDFTDKISFRAQVNNLFDVFPDEIDPKGDPVTDLGGRFRYPWEVNQFGFNGTSFKAGLTFKF; this is encoded by the coding sequence ATGAGACAAATAACTAAACTGATTACTATTTTTACATTATTGTGCTTTTCTTCTATGATTGCACAAACTGTAAAAGGTAAGGTAACAGATGAAACTGGACAAGGTATTCCTTTTATAGATGTTATAGAAAAAGGTACTACAAATGGAGTTAGTACTAATGATAATGGTGAATTCACAATTCAATTAAATAAAGTGCCTTCAGTACTTGTGTTTTCTTCATTGGGATATGCTACTATTGAGAAAAATGTAAATGGAGCTGCTAATCTTTCTATAGTAATGAAAGAAGATAGTGGTGTGTTAGACGAGGTGGTTTTAACTGGTAATAGAGCAAAGCCTAGAACAATTCTAGATTCTGCTGTGCCAATTGATAATATTTCTGTAGGGGAATTACAAGCTACTGGTCAAACAAATATCGATCAAATGTTAACCTATACTGTACCATCATACAACTCAACTAACCAAACAATTTCAGATGCAACTGCGCATTTTGACCCTGCAGATTTAAGAGGGTTAGGGCCAAGTAGAACGTTAGTTTTGGTTAATGGTAAGCGAAAAAATCAAAGTGCCTTAGTATATGTAAATGATACACCAGGAAAAGGTGAGGTTGGAACAGACATGAAAAGTATTCCAACTGCAGCTATTGAAAGAGTTGAAATTTTACGTGATGGAGCTTCTGCTCAGTATGGATCTGATGCGGTTGCGGGTGTTGTAAATATAATATTAAAGAAAAATGTAGATTTTACACAAGTAAATATTAATTCAGGAGTTACTTCAAGAGGTGATGGATTTAATATGGATGCAGATGTAAATCATACACTTACATTTGGTAATGGAGGTTTTCTAAATGCAACTCTTGGTTTTGGTTATCAAGATTATACTAATAGAGCAGGACAACCTGGAAAAGATGATTTATTTGGTGTAAATAATCAATGGACTAAAGATAATCCTGGTTTAGGAATGATTGTTGGACAACCAGAGATGAAAAAAGGAGATTTATATATAAATGCAGAGTATCCGTTAAATGATGATACAGTTATATATGCTTTTGGTGGTGGTAATTTAAGAAAAGGAAAAAGTTTTGCTTTGTACAGACCACCTTATTGGATTACTGATGATTTTGGGTTGTTAACACCTTCAGGTCAAACTTATAATGGTTTTCAGCCTACTTTTGAAACTAATATAAAAGATATCTTATTTACTGCAGGTAGTAGATTTAAACTTGGTGGTTTTAATGCAGATTTGAGTGCTACCTATGGAGGTAATTCTGTTGATTATACAATAGGGAACACAATAAACCCTAGTTTAGGAGGAAATAGTCCTACTAGCTTTGATGCTGGTGCTTATGCATTTAGTAATATAATTGGTAATTTTGATGTAAATAGATCTTTTGGAGAAGTAAGTATTGGTTTAGGGGTTGAAGGTCGTCAAGAACGCTTTGAAGTTACTGCTGGACAACAAGAATCATATGTAAATGGAGGAGCACAGTCTTTTCCAGGGTTACAGCCAGGGAATGCTTTGAATGAAACAAGAGTAAATGTAGGTGCTTATGCTACGCTTGATTGGGATGTTAACGATAATTTTTTAATTGGTGGAGCAGCACGTTATGAAAACTATTCTGATTTTGGAGGAAATACTTCTTGGAAAATAAACTCAAGATACAAAATAGGTGAGGCTGGAGTTTTAAGAGCGTCTTATAGTACAGGTTTTAGGGCACCGTCTTTACACCAAGTGTATTTGAGTAATGTTCAAACTTTAGTTTCTGGAGGTACTATTTCTAATCAAGGTACATTTAACAATGTGAGTCCAGTAATTAAAGATTTAGGAGTTGCTTCATTATTTGCAGAAACTTCAAAAAATATATCTGCAGGTTTAACAGTTAAAGCATCAAGAGATTTTACCATATCATTTGATTATTATAATGTTAGAGTTGATGATAGAGTATTATTTACTGGTGAAATTAACGGTACAGACGATAATGGAAATCCAAATGCTGATGTTCAGCAAATATTAACTGCGAATAATGTAACAAGTATTAAGTTCTTTATTAATGCAGCTAGTACAATAACTCAAGGGTATGACTTTACATTGCGCCATAAAAATATAAATTTTGCTTCTGGTAAATTAGGATTAAATGCAGGTTTAAATGTAAATAAAACTAATTTAGAAGGAGAAGTAAAAACACCAACTAAACTGAATAACTATAAAAATAAAATTTTCAATAGAAAAGAGCAGTCTAGAATTACAAGTGCTAGACCAAATATGAAATTTTTATTTGGAGCAGATTATAAAATTGGAGATTTTACAGCAAATTTAAATAATACATATTTTGGAGAAGTTACTTGGAGGCATGCTTCTGATTCTTTTAAAGATCAGACGTTTGGTGGTAAGGTAGTTACTGATTTATCAGTAGCATATGACTTTACTGATAAGATTTCTTTCAGAGCACAAGTAAATAATTTATTTGATGTTTTTCCAGATGAAATTGATCCGAAAGGGGATCCAGTTACCGATTTAGGAGGAAGATTTAGATATCCATGGGAAGTTAACCAGTTTGGTTTTAACGGTACCTCTTTTAAAGCGGGACTAACATTTAAGTTTTAA
- a CDS encoding nucleoside deaminase, protein MNPFDDVYFMRKALQEAEFAFDKGEVPVGAVVVFKEQIIARGHNLTETLNDVTAHAEMQAFTAAADFLGGKYLKDCVLYVTLEPCQMCAGASYWTQIGKIVYGANEPKLGFSVLGTKIHPKTKVISGVLEEECSFLLKKFFIEKRNLN, encoded by the coding sequence ATGAATCCGTTTGATGATGTTTATTTTATGAGAAAAGCCTTACAGGAGGCAGAATTTGCTTTTGATAAAGGAGAAGTGCCAGTTGGTGCGGTTGTGGTATTTAAAGAGCAAATAATAGCTAGAGGTCATAATTTAACAGAAACATTAAACGATGTTACTGCTCATGCAGAAATGCAAGCTTTTACTGCTGCTGCAGATTTTTTAGGTGGTAAGTATTTAAAAGATTGTGTATTGTATGTTACGTTAGAACCTTGTCAAATGTGCGCGGGAGCTAGTTATTGGACGCAAATAGGGAAAATAGTTTATGGAGCTAATGAACCTAAACTTGGGTTTAGTGTTTTAGGTACTAAAATACATCCAAAAACAAAAGTAATATCAGGAGTATTAGAGGAAGAATGTAGTTTTTTATTAAAGAAATTTTTTATAGAAAAGCGTAATTTAAATTAA
- a CDS encoding methylated-DNA--[protein]-cysteine S-methyltransferase has product MNLETIHYKTPIGIAEIIGNKDGIQSVSVINNDLLTSLIAVSSNTSKTLQNCAIQLDEFFKGERTKFDLKLNPQGTIFQQKVWKELLEIPFGKTRSYLQQTKQIGDVKAIRAVASANGKNPIWIIIPCHRVIGSDGSLTGYAGGVWRKKWLLEHESGCKQQTLF; this is encoded by the coding sequence TTGAATTTAGAAACAATACATTATAAAACTCCTATAGGAATTGCAGAAATTATTGGAAATAAAGATGGCATACAGTCAGTTTCTGTAATAAACAACGACTTATTAACTTCACTAATTGCTGTTAGCTCTAACACATCGAAAACTCTACAAAATTGTGCTATTCAATTAGATGAATTTTTTAAAGGAGAACGCACTAAATTTGACTTAAAACTAAACCCACAAGGAACAATATTTCAACAAAAAGTTTGGAAAGAGTTATTAGAAATTCCTTTTGGAAAAACTAGATCTTACCTACAACAAACAAAACAAATTGGAGATGTAAAAGCTATTAGAGCGGTAGCTTCAGCAAATGGGAAAAACCCCATTTGGATTATTATTCCCTGCCATAGAGTTATAGGTTCTGACGGTTCTTTAACAGGATATGCTGGTGGTGTATGGCGAAAAAAATGGTTATTAGAACACGAAAGTGGTTGCAAGCAACAAACTCTTTTTTAA